In the genome of Chloroflexota bacterium, the window ATCTTATACTAACATTATAACTGGACTCCTTTTCGGGGGGCAGGTCAGCTGCTGACAAATTTCAAGACCGTCACCATAGGCCACTCGGACACCCCTCCGGACTAGAAAGTATTATACTAGAGAAGGAGGGGGATTTCTATTTAAAGCAAGTCAAGTTGGTGATTTAATAACTAAGGGGACTTCCAAACCCATAGTCCATAATAGATTGAACCAAGTCGTTTCCGCTATACTAGAGGTATGATTCCGTTAGAGAAACATAAGGGTGAATGTGCTTCTGTTTATAGCGGCTTATACAAACGTTGGGAGGATTTTAATACACCGATATACAAGGCTAATAAGGAAGGAATTCGATCAGTGTCAGAATTCCAACAAGCCATTAATAACCTACGATATGCGGAAAAACTAGATCCGAAAATACCAGAATTTGTTTATAGGGGAGAAGGAAAAACATATAAGACATATCTACAGCCAGTAATTATTAGAAGATGTCATAACCTCTCACCACTAAAAAAGGGTAATCATATCACATCTAAAGAAGTCAACGAGATTTACAGATTTCAAAGGTCTAATACTGGTAAATCATTCGCGAAGTACATATCTGAGGAAGCGGTAGATTGGGCACATCTCACCCAACACTACTGGGAAGAAGGAGACTACTTAACTAGGTTATTAGATGTAACTAAAAATGAGTTGGTCGCTTTGTATTTTGCATGTTATAACAAGAAGTACTTTGATCAAGATGGGTGGGTTTTCATATTCCCCAGAGACTCATATAGGCCACAAACAAAACCGCTTGACAGTATTACTTGGAAAGACATCGAACAAGGTATACCGAACTCTTATTTTGAATTGTATGAGGATAATGAGAAACAAGAACTGCCTCATAATGTGCCCGTTCTATATGAGCCTATTGCATCCCCCAAGTTGGTTGATGTTGATAAACGGTTAAAGGCGCGGTTAGGTGCATTTATTTGGTGGCATCCTTTAGTAGAGTTAAATAAGCAGAGTTACTTTTGTGTTCTGATTTGCGGCGAGGCGAAGAAACAAATAAAAAAAGAATTATTTCAACAATTCAATATATATAATGGCTCTCTATTCCCAAGAAATAGCGCATTAATTAATCATCTAGAAAAAACTATTTGTTGGATAAGATACCATTTAAACTAGTTTGGTTATAATTATTCTTTTCCTCAAGGAAACAGCGGTGTAGTGAACCGCTGTTCAAAATAGGTAGCTATCTGATCACCTTCTCCCCCACCATCGGCTGCAGCACCTCTGGCACCAGAATGGTGCCGTCTTTCTGCTGGTAGTTCTCCATGACGGCTATCATTATCCGCGGCAGGGCCAGGCCGGAGCCGTTCAACGTGTGGACGAACTGGGGTTTGGAGTCGGGGGTGGGGCGGTAGCGGATACTGGCTCTACGTGCCTGGAAATCGGTGCAGTTGGAGCAGGAGCTGACCTCAAGCCATTCCCCGCAGCCGGGGGCCCAGACCTCGATGTCATAGGACTTGGCCGAGGCGAAGCCGAGCTCCGATGTATTGAGCATGGAGACGCGGTAGGGCAATTCCAGCTGCCGGCAGACCTCCTCGGCGTCAACGACCATTTTCTCCAGCTCGTCGTAAGATGCCTCCGGCTCGGTGAACTTGTAAAGCTCCACCTTGTCGAACTGGTGGCCGCGCTTGATGCCGCGCGTGTCCTTCCCCGCCGACATCTTCTCCCGCCTGAAGCAGGCGGTGTAGGCAACGTAATTAAAGGGCAGAGTACCCGAAGGGATAATCTCTTCGCGGTGGAGATTTGTCAGAGGCACCTCCGCCGTGGGCACGAACCAGAAATCATCCTCAGGGTCGTGGTAGAGGTTATCGGCAAACTTGGGCAGCTGGCTTGAGCCGATGAGGCACTCGCGTCTCACCATGAACGGCGGGTAAATCTCATGATAGCCATGTTTCCCCGTATGGAGGTCAACCATGAACCAGATGAGGGCGCGTTGGAGTCGGGCACCCAGACCTTTGAGCACGTAGAATCTTGTCCCCGACAGCTTCACGCCGCGCTCAAAGTCTATGATGTCCAGCGTTTCACCGAGCTTCCAGTGGGGAGCGGGGGTAAAGCCGAACTTTTTCGGCTCTCCCCACGTCCGCACCGCCACGTTGTCTTCTTCGCCTTTGCCGACCGGCACGGAGGGGTGGGGAACGTTGGGCACCTGCAATAGCAGGTCCTCAAGCTGGCCATCCAAGCCCTTCACCTCTTCCTCAAGGTCGCGTACAGTGGCACGCAGGTCGCGCGCACCCTCGGCGGACTCTTTATCCGTTTTTCTTTCCCTGGCGGCTTCCTTGCGGGTGTGTCTGAGGTTCTCCAGTTCGAGTATTTTCTGCCGGCGCTCAGCGTCAAGTTTAAGTATATCGTCAATGGGGGCGCTGTCCTGGCGGTTTTTCAGCGCTTCCTCAACGGTCTTGGTATTTTCACGGATAAATCTCAGGTCAAGCATGGATTTCCTCTTCAGTTACGATTA includes:
- a CDS encoding FRG domain-containing protein, which produces MIPLEKHKGECASVYSGLYKRWEDFNTPIYKANKEGIRSVSEFQQAINNLRYAEKLDPKIPEFVYRGEGKTYKTYLQPVIIRRCHNLSPLKKGNHITSKEVNEIYRFQRSNTGKSFAKYISEEAVDWAHLTQHYWEEGDYLTRLLDVTKNELVALYFACYNKKYFDQDGWVFIFPRDSYRPQTKPLDSITWKDIEQGIPNSYFELYEDNEKQELPHNVPVLYEPIASPKLVDVDKRLKARLGAFIWWHPLVELNKQSYFCVLICGEAKKQIKKELFQQFNIYNGSLFPRNSALINHLEKTICWIRYHLN
- the serS gene encoding serine--tRNA ligase; amino-acid sequence: MLDLRFIRENTKTVEEALKNRQDSAPIDDILKLDAERRQKILELENLRHTRKEAARERKTDKESAEGARDLRATVRDLEEEVKGLDGQLEDLLLQVPNVPHPSVPVGKGEEDNVAVRTWGEPKKFGFTPAPHWKLGETLDIIDFERGVKLSGTRFYVLKGLGARLQRALIWFMVDLHTGKHGYHEIYPPFMVRRECLIGSSQLPKFADNLYHDPEDDFWFVPTAEVPLTNLHREEIIPSGTLPFNYVAYTACFRREKMSAGKDTRGIKRGHQFDKVELYKFTEPEASYDELEKMVVDAEEVCRQLELPYRVSMLNTSELGFASAKSYDIEVWAPGCGEWLEVSSCSNCTDFQARRASIRYRPTPDSKPQFVHTLNGSGLALPRIMIAVMENYQQKDGTILVPEVLQPMVGEKVIR